The genomic stretch TGTTGGTGTAACGGAAAGTTCGGTGGGATTAGCTACTTTCAACAAGAGCGCTCTGATCTCGAGTACGAGCACGCCTATGGAACGTTTTAATTCGTTGAATAAACTATCAGGAAATCCACCAGCTTCAATCTCGGCGCCGGCTataatcgaaaataataatggtCCGGCGTTAATCTCGAATGGTACAAAACCGAAAACTGCGAGCGTTGGTCTGCAAGGTGGATTACGACGAGCAGGTTTAACCGACAAACCTATTTTACCTTCGGCGTATTTTCCTAAAACCTTACACTAACCAATTGTTCGAGAAGAATCATCACCACAGAAATTGGTAAGTTAAACTTGTGTCAGAGTACTTTAAGAATCAAAACGTAGGAACGacaaaattgcaatatttcaAGTTTGTCGTCTCGGAGATAGTACAAATACTTATAAGAATGATTAGTATTATttacaaaacatttttaccagataaaaattttacaattatttttagtccTACACATTGGCACCTTTCTATACAATAATGATATTATGCTATCGTCAATGTAATCGGTGTATCGATGTaggattaataatatataattatttgtacatattGTACTAACATATTCCGATCTCGTTAATTATGGCATAAAATgcttattgaaaaatttcaatattccATTACAGTAcactttttttgtattaactTTAATTAGCTTCGacatttttagaataattttataatacgattacttttaatatataaatattattacttcACAAAGTACATGAAGTTAAAAATGAATTGCAatgaaattgatatttatagtaaaaagcataatatataatatacttaatatacttttttttttttaaattccacgtttaaatgttttttaaataatgacaaatttaaaaaagttatattaaatattgttacaaaaaaaaacgtatctTTTATGACCAGTAAATTTGACGTACagtaatctaaaaattaatataacaatttcacattttatcaCAATCACAATTTATCATGCAACTGattattgataatattttcaCTATTGTTACAttcataattacattaaagtaTATTAATCACATAGGTAcctggaaaataattttatctttgtggattttttatgtaataagtgtataaatatttttatatataaatgaaaatattaatgaaagaaaaaaaaaatatatatatatatggagAGCTctctaattttaaaacttgtaATTATAACAAGTTAAGTAAGGccatttaacattaatattaaaatgtgcCTGACGAAACAGATCagaaaatgttattatatttatgtacacTGAAGGACAGATGTATGGtatttgctgcgacgagcggcgacggcggctggcgtacgtgacttctccctctctcggccgccgagtatGGGGGAAGAGTGGTAGGGCGTGCGTGTTCTCTCTCCTCAGTCCTCGGTAACATGTGCTCTGCGGTACAATTACGCGCGTGCGTGACGTGTCGCGAAGCACCGGTCACAGAAGACTGAGGgagaacgcggcctactacaccCCCTCCCCCGTACTCGGCGGTCGAGAGTGGggaaagtcacgtacgccagccgccgtcacCGCTCGTTGCAGCAAATGCTATacctgcttttcagtgtacatgtATGATTCATACCATACgtctattataaaaatcaactTGAAAGAAATTGTTAGCTGCAATATTGTACAAACGTAAAACGTTTTTACATTCAAAATATCTCTTCAAACCATGTGCCACGAAGTTTAAACGTATCAAGTAAATTCGATCTTATGAAGCATgtcgatttattaaattacataaatagaGCAACAGTATTAAATATAGTAAATAGCGATAAGATGGTAAATAAATGATTACGTATATTTTACTActtttgtacataaaattataataaatgtctctattatatatgttttgcACTTGCGTGTATGGAAAGCTGCCAGTCTCGTacagtataaatatttttgaatcaCATCCGAATATGTAGATTCctttataacaatatattgCTTAAAAAGCtgacaaaaaatataatatatttccatACATCTTTATGCGCAGCATGATACAGATATTTACACGAGAAAATCAGGTGATAACGTTCACAATTTTTCTAGATTGAATCGTCACTTATCCCACGTGGcaaagttaatttttcaaaattacacAATACTgcataaacattaaaatattgtcaaTATTAACAAACcaaattacattaattcaTATTGATCGGGCATGATGATATATTGCTGTTCGGTAAATCCGTACATCCCATATCCAAAAGAGGCATATCCATTCGTTTACGTCTGCGTTCGCATTTAGGGCACGGTTTACTGGCATTTAAACAAGTTGTGTGAAATACGGCGTTACACGCGCCACACTGTAAATGAATGAATTGcttgttataaaattagataGTAAAGAGGAAGTAGATAACGAAGAATAATGACATATTACTCACTCGGAATGTAGACTCCATATCAAAAGGATAAATGACTTTTGTATCGTTACACATTTCGCATATGAAGCCTTTCTGACTGCAAAGCCAGCAATTCAACACGTGATTTCTTGCGAATTCGACAACCTTTTGCAATTGCTGCGCTAGAATTCCATTGGGTATATCGAGGAGGTCGGAAACGGAATATTGGTGAACATGTTCGTATAAGTAATCTCTCGGCGCAACCTTCTTTTGCAGAGACTCGATGATGGGTTCGCGACATGTAAACAGATAAGCTCGTAACAGATTTAACTGAATTCGTAACGACTGCAATTGTGCCATAGTATCTACTGCCATGTAGATTCTcggatttaaaattttaagatcCATGAGGGCTGGCTTGTCTTCCAGATACGAGGCGGCTTTTCGGCTAACAGAATATTGTTTCAAGTCCCAGTTATGAATCACACGAGATGGTACAAGATACTGTCCCTCTGCCATGCACTTTGAACAATAGTAATCGCCCGAAAACGCACACACATGCGCTTTGGAAAATGTCATGCCAATTGCGTACCCACATTCGAGACAACtgtaattttgtatatctAAACCCTTCTCCCTCGGAATACTACCTAATTGCTCGTCAAAATTTACCACAATCtgaaacaggaaaaaaaaaacaggaaaatGGAATGTTTAATCGTAGTAAAAAATcatttagatttttaaataaatatatgtagtATATGAGAAGCATACCTTTGGCTCCGGCTGAGCTTTCGACTCTCCCTCAACGACTTCTTTCTttggatatttttttagaaactcTTGCAAATCTGATACCGTGCTTGTTCCAGCCGTTTGGTAACTTTGAATGAGTGCGTCATACGTAGGACCATCGCCCGGTGTACGAGGTGCATCCGTACCCGATCCGTGAGATATTACAGGCGAAGTTAGAGAAGATTGGCAATCTTCAAACGACGTTGACCATCCTAATTTTCCTATTAATGAATTTCctacaacagcagcagcatcATTAACAGCTTCGCTATCTTCCAAAGTATCTTGTAATGGTAAGTCCTCCGCGTCAGCAATAATATTAGCAATCTCATTTTCTGTACTGCCATTCGACATTTGTTGCGCGTCCCTCGCCTCTTGCTCgtcttctaaatttttttttataatatctacaAATTTCTTGCGAACCTGTCGAAATACATGGTTTGCGGCATCGATTTCAGCATCCTCAGGATCGTTATGCGACTGTTGGACgatattattagatttttctttagctagaataatttttagcgCCTCGTCTTCCGGGATAGACGCTACGTTATTAAACACAGACTGCGAGGAAGTGAAAGATCCTATCCCTATGGAGCTACCGATGGAAC from Cardiocondyla obscurior isolate alpha-2009 linkage group LG12, Cobs3.1, whole genome shotgun sequence encodes the following:
- the Plekhm1 gene encoding pleckstrin homology domain-containing family M member 2, which gives rise to MNSLLKMSIVGNKRHMLVRDSLQKQLNMTVMEMQSAPGVADDGVVGNCDEAMTLCSVLEAIFLHGLKDSLLNRVTEALSGPDFDAMPQPSFWGPLLVFSHRQIIDQIQTLSQVTTEVGYCRAWIRLALNEGLLASYFCAIRRDNSALKPYYNRSAYIRDVDLVEVAQKLIENLDYVRFELACNSSLLNFWNTTPLLIAGIWSPPMKSCPVFSAVDIAKTINSESTDNLDEIETASSIGSSIGIGSFTSSQSVFNNVASIPEDEALKIILAKEKSNNIVQQSHNDPEDAEIDAANHVFRQVRKKFVDIIKKNLEDEQEARDAQQMSNGSTENEIANIIADAEDLPLQDTLEDSEAVNDAAAVVGNSLIGKLGWSTSFEDCQSSLTSPVISHGSGTDAPRTPGDGPTYDALIQSYQTAGTSTVSDLQEFLKKYPKKEVVEGESKAQPEPKIVVNFDEQLGSIPREKGLDIQNYSCLECGYAIGMTFSKAHVCAFSGDYYCSKCMAEGQYLVPSRVIHNWDLKQYSVSRKAASYLEDKPALMDLKILNPRIYMAVDTMAQLQSLRIQLNLLRAYLFTCREPIIESLQKKVAPRDYLYEHVHQYSVSDLLDIPNGILAQQLQKVVEFARNHVLNCWLCSQKGFICEMCNDTKVIYPFDMESTFRCGACNAVFHTTCLNASKPCPKCERRRKRMDMPLLDMGCTDLPNSNISSCPINMN